Proteins encoded together in one Argiope bruennichi chromosome 1, qqArgBrue1.1, whole genome shotgun sequence window:
- the LOC129969633 gene encoding RPA-interacting protein B-like → MDLCKSTANERLKQHHMLYKVKTPPWKETFRMKCLQRLKNSRSKLVDKFRRLELCSDETFDILMKDWQTLSKEKNALSEVFLDEIDDLDDGEINEFVSIMEEIQREIQEEERKWLEEYAASEDRNLESEVDWLQRDEVICPLCQKNPMHQIHSVIFCACGVHIDVQQDGLTLQNLKSELHKGIETHEQACLVTPSFSLLHFLENTNLAITCEGCNFMYIVI, encoded by the exons ATGGATCTATGTAAAAGTACAGCAAATGAACGCTTGAAACAGCATCATATGTTATATAAAGTGAAAACCCCACCTTGGAAAGAAACATTCCGAATG AAATGCCTCCAGCGTTTGAAAAACAGTCGGAGTAAATTAGTTGACAAATTCCGTCGTTTGGAACTGTGTTCGGatgaaacatttgatattttaatgaaagattggCAAACTTTGAGTAAGGAGAAGAATGCTTTATCTGAGGTTTTCCTTGATGAGATTGAT GATTTAGATGATggtgaaattaatgaatttgttaGTATTATGGAGGAAATTCAGCGAGAGATTCAAGAAGAAG aaagaaaatggctTGAGGAATATGCTGCATCTGAAGATAGAAACCTGGAATCGGAAGTAGATTGGCTGCAACGAGATGAAGTTATTTGCCCACTTTGTCAAAA gaACCCAATGCATCAAATTCACTCTGTTATATTTTGTGCTTGTGGAGTCCACATCGATGTACAG caAGATGGATTGACCCTCCAGAACTTGAAATCGGAACTCCACAAAGGAATAGAAACCCATGAGCAGGCTTGCCTTGTTACTCCAAGTTTTTCACTTCTTCACTTTTTAGAAAACACAAATTTAGCCATTACATGTGAG gGCTGCAATTTCATGTATATAGTCATTTGA
- the LOC129965514 gene encoding zinc finger CCCH domain-containing protein 14-like, whose protein sequence is MDRGQSELTDKIRSAIKKKLIEINAFVDNELPDYIMILVANKRSKAHMEKDLALFLGKDTADFTNWLWDLVNNLKVNLKSRQNGNVSKSDDETTRKDLSDEDADILDYDLGEQEGDLDQDDSSLDNRLLLTEHSEISKSSTVQTSASSESALTKNVNRKKASPKAKVYPVQAVARVHPSSMLKPAPQKINPRDEYGPIKSEFAGNVSSVVHVSQKNCTRPSLKANKLLLRAVDDATKSVLDGKSINDYYKPTPIKVLSPNIKESNDSSRLYNPVHKKINARLDLNSEIKMEYVEPPNFVENSNDSNVNMLENEHYIVCEMSPKNRTICLPTLNTDLDIDSLSSSFVEERSKSPHFIVTLDGVDFSSFKRKYSDYSDESVELDEEGLFATNVKVNDVTFAKKQKIIERCKYWPACKNNDNCVYHHPTKPCKSFPDCKYGDKCLYIHPNCKFDSLCTRKDCPFTHASKRTFQAQPPVPVKMRKSKIICKFYPKCIVKNCPFIHPKLCRYGTNCRLPVCPYSHINIPSRSQLKWKADASLNL, encoded by the coding sequence ATGGATAGAGGCCAAAGTGAATTAACAGATAAAATCAGATCTGCTATTAAAAAGAAGCTTATTGAAATAAACGCTTTCGTGGATAATGAACTTCCCgattatataatgattttagtTGCAAATAAGCGCAGTAAAGCTCACATGGAAAAagatttagctttatttttaggTAAAGATACTGCGGACTTTACTAACTGGCTATGGGATTTAGTAAATAATctgaaagtcaatttaaaatctAGACAAAATGGAAACGTATCGAAAAGTGATGATGAAACAACTAGAAAAGATCTGAGTGATGAAGATGCTGATATATTAGATTATGATCTGGGTGAACAGGAAGGAGATTTAGACCAAGATGACAGCAGTTTAGATAATCGGTTATTGCTTACTGAACACTCCGAAATATCTAAGTCTTCAACTGTGCAGACTTCTGCATCTAGTGAAAGTGCATTGACTAAAAACGTAAATCGTAAAAAAGCAAGTCCAAAAGCAAAGGTTTATCCTGTGCAAGCTGTTGCTAGAGTGCATCCATCCTCGATGTTGAAGCCAGCCCCTCAAAAAATCAACCCCAGAGATGAGTATGGTCCAATAAAATCTGAGTTTGCTGGAAATGTATCTAGTGTGGTACATGTTTCTCAAAAAAATTGTACAAGACcttctttaaaagctaataagTTACTTCTACGTGCAGTTGATGATGCTACTAAGTCAGTTTTAGATGGTAAAAGTATAAATGATTACTATAAACCAACACCTATAAAGGTATTATCACCGAATATAAAAGAATCCAATGATTCTTCCAGACTTTATAATCCTGTTCACAAAAAGATTAATGCTAGGTTAGATctgaattctgaaattaaaatggaatatgtagagccaccaaattttgttgaaaacagtAATGATTCAAATGTAAATATGTTAGAGAATGAGCATTATATAGTGTGTGAAATGTCCCCAAAAAATCGCACAATATGTTTGCCCACTTTAAATACAGACTTGGATATAGATAGTCTGTCTTCATCATTTGTGGAAGAAAGATCAAAGTCTCCACATTTCATTGTTACATTGGATGGTGTtgacttttcttcttttaaaaggaaatattcagATTATAGTGATGAGAGTGTAGAACTTGATGAAGAAGGGCTTTTTGCAACAAATGTGAAGGTCAACGATGTAACATTTgcaaaaaagcagaaaataatcgAACGATGTAAATACTGGCCTGcttgtaaaaataatgataactgTGTATATCATCATCCAACCAAACCTTGTAAAAGTTTTCCTGACTGTAAATATGGTGATAAATGTTTGTATATTCATCCAAATtgtaaatttgattcattatgtACTAGAAAGGATTGTCCTTTCACTCATGCAAGCAAAAGAACTTTTCAAGCACAACCGCCTGTACCTGTAAAAATGcgaaaatcaaaaatcatttgcAAGTTTTATccaaaatgtattgtaaaaaacTGTCCTTTTATACACCCGAAATTGTGTCGCTATGGAACTAATTGTAGACTCCCTGTATGTCCTTATAGTCACATTAATATTCCTTCACGTAGCCAACTGAAATGGAAAGCAGATGCTTCTTTGAATTTGTAA